One window of Ziziphus jujuba cultivar Dongzao chromosome 5, ASM3175591v1 genomic DNA carries:
- the LOC107421182 gene encoding nuclear matrix constituent protein 1a, which produces MAFSAATRSGFHTTFCHCDPRLCSLRLNWKHDKLAFLKNLKRRGPSLKFIRSVLDNRNSSISDNGATEPARILLERLFAQTQKLEEQMSRDSRIPQDDHLGFNLEILESDLEAALAALKKKEDELQDAERTVFLENSELNRAKEELQQRQKEVDSARCKYEKIEEELKQANLNLASQARQIEDLKLRIKESDQEIGTVQSLLSLKEEEMDKMRNELLKKSEEVVKVDAELKSKAQLLNEANEVVKKQEIELRGLKKVIQDKEEELQASLRLGKLEEEKVKVAESNLEKRTMEWLLAQEELKKLAEEASKHAEEANETSEDFRRVKRLLSDVRSELVSSQKSLASSRQKMEEQDQLLEKQMAELEEQKRSVITYMTSLKEAQIEIESERVKLRVADARNKELERDLSVERELVEELQEELKKERYSLQQAMQEMSSLQEDLDKQNNEFENMHKLLQVKESELVEAKLEIQHLKSEQAALELILDEKDLELENARSNLEEVNKEIAELKVLLNSKENQLIQSTNMLKEKDENAQRMEDELNNTRQRVFEAENVVERIVELTNKLVISIKDEDYSSSRPADDMDHELLQQLLDKPSDDFRMQKKQLETELELTRDSLRRKEMDVLAAQRSLSIKDEELKLVLGRLDAKEKELKKMKEEISDANDLKKLYALAQEMVGDKSVGDLAIEKLQLETAQLEVEAATSALYKLAEISRELLNKATLSIGANMDTKLLPKDGPDFITSMMENNECFSLVKTEVGRLSTLSEQLVKEAGVCFSAD; this is translated from the exons ATGGCGTTCTCGGCCGCTACTCGCTCTGGTTTCCATACCACCTTTTGTCACTGCGACCCCAGG TTGTGCTCTCTGAGGTTGAATTGGAAGCATGATAAGCTGGCATTTCTGAAAAACTTGAAAAGACGAGGCCCATCTTTAAAGTTCATAAGATCAGTCTTAGACAACAGGAATTCAAGCATCAGTGACAATGGAGCAACTGAACCGGCAAGGATTCTTCTTGAGAGATTGTTTGCACAGACACAGAAACTGGAAGAACAGATGAGCAGAGATTCTCGCATTCCTCAGGATGATCATCTTGGGTTTAATCTTGAAATCTTGGAGTCTGATCTTGAGGCTGCATTGGCAGCATtaaagaagaaggaagatgaATTACAGGATGCAGAGAGGACAGTCTTTCTGGAAAATAGTGAGTTGAACCGTGCAAAGGAAGAGCTGCAGCAGCGGCAGAAAGAAGTTGATAGTGCTCGttgtaaatatgaaaaaatagagGAGGAGCTGAAGCAGGCCAATCTTAACTTAGCTTCTCAAGCCAGACAAATAGAAGATCTAAAGCTTCGGATCAAGGAGAGTGACCAGGAGATTGGCACTGTACAGTCTTTGCTGTCTCTGAAAGAAGAGGAAATGGATAAAATGAGAAACGAATTGCTGAAGAAGAGTGAAGAAGTGGTGAAAGTTGATGCTGAACTTAAATCCAAGGCTCAGCTACTGAATGAAGCCAATGAAGTTGTGAAGAAACAAGAAATTGAGCTTCGAGGACTAAAGAAAGTTATCcaagataaagaagaagagcTACAAGCTTCTTTGAGACTGGGAAAACTTGAAGAGGAGAAGGTAAAAGTTGCAGAGTCCAACTTGGAGAAACGGACAATGGAGTGGTTATTAGCTCAGGAAGAACTGAAGAAACTTGCGGAGGAAGCATCTAAACATGCAGAAGAAGCCAATGAAACTTCAGAGGATTTTAGAAGAGTGAAGAGACTTCTTTCTGATGTGCGTTCTGAGTTGGTTTCCTCTCAGAAATCTTTGGCATCCTCTAGACAGAAAATGGAAGAACAAGACCAGCTGTTAGAAAAGCAGATGGCAGAACTTGAAGAACAGAAGAGAAGTGTGATTACTTACATGACAAGTTTGAAGGAAGCCCAAATAGAAATAGAGAGTGAAAGAGTAAAGCTTCGGGTTGCAGATGCTCGAAACAAAGAGCTTGAACGAGACTTGTCTGTCGAGAGGGAGCTAGTGGAGGAGTTACAGGAGGAGTTGAAGAAAGAGAGATATTCTCTGCAGCAGGCAATGCAGGAGATGTCTTCTCTGCAGGAGGATCTTGACAAgcaaaataatgaatttgaaaatatgcatAAGCTTCTTCAGGTTAAAGAGTCAGAACTTGTGGAGGCTAAGCTTGAAATCCAGCATTTAAAGTCTGAGCAGGCTGCACTTGAGCTTATCTTAGATGAAAAAGATTTGGAACTTGAAAATGCAAGGAGTAATCTTGAGGAGGTAAACAAGGAAATTGCTGAGCTGAAGGTGCTTTTGAACAGTAAAGAGAACCAGCTTATTCAATCAACTAACATGCTGAAAGAGAAAGATGAAAATGCTCAGAGGATGGAAGATGAACTGAATAATACGAGGCAAAGAGTTTTTGAAGCAGAAAATGTGGTAGAACGAATTGTTGAGCTGACAAACAAATTGGTTATATCCATCAAAGATGAAGATTATAGCTCATCCAGACCAGCTGATGACATGGACCATGAGTTACTCCAGCAATTATTGGACAAACCAAGTGATGATTTTAGGATGCAGAAGAAACAGCTCGAAACTGAGCTTGAGCTGACCAGAGACAGcttaagaagaaaagaaatggatGTCCTAGCTGCTCAGAGGTCTCTTTCAATCAAGGATGAGGAACTTAAGTTGGTTCTTGGGAGATTAGATGCAAAGGAGAAAGAACTCAAAAAGATGAAAGAGGAAATTTCAGATGCTAACGATCTGAAAAAGCTTTATGCTTTGGCACAAGAGATGGTTGGTGACAAAAGTGTTGGCGACCTGGCAATTGAGAAGCTCCAACTTGAGACAGCTCAACTAGAAGTTGAAGCTGCAACAAGTGCACTCTATAAGCTTGCTGAAATAAGCCGAGAACTTTTGAATAAAGCTACTCTGAGTATTGGGGCTAATATGGATACTAAGCTCTTGCCCAAAGATGGCCCTGATTTTATTACTAGTATGATGGAGAACAATGAATGTTTCAGTTTGGTTAAAACAGAAGTTGGCCGACTTTCGACATTGTCTGAGCAACTTGTGAAAGAAGCCGGTGTTTGCTTCAGTGCAGACTAG
- the LOC107421183 gene encoding protein KINASE OF THE OUTER CHLOROPLAST MEMBRANE 1: protein MAKQVVANQPATSFEYELFEGDPDHLRTVIASSSQISPWIEPAKLKLRHRIGRGPFGDVWLATHHHSTKDYDEYHEVAIKLLPLIKEDHLKAVFDKFETLFFKCQGTGGVCWLHGISILSGKVCIIMKFYEGSVGDKMAHLKGGKLALPDVLRYGIELAQGILELHSKGILVLNLKPSNVLLNENNEAILGEFGIPYLLLGIPLPSSDMVRRLGTPNYMAPEQWQPEVRGPISFETDSWGFGCTIVEMLTGVQPWRGKSVDEIYNLVVRKQEKPHIPSCLPPPVESVLLGCFESDLRSRPLVTDILEVFKSTQNALSGDGSWTGLGSRTITEKSSSTGYTEWFLSKDRLQVGDTVRSRKPPNSCKSENMHVPEGTVVGVERGTDHGNFVLVRVHGIHDPLRVHVSTLERVTSGLAAGDWVRLKEEDKKHSPVGILHSVSRDGKVNVGFIGVETLWEGNSSVFEMAESYCVGQFIRLKANVLSPRFEWPRKRGGTWATGRIMRILPNGCLIVKFPGIPTLGDENSTFLADPAEVEVVNFNTCPGMVRKYQHLEDFHWAVRPLLIALGLFTAMKLGIFVGKGMRRSKLKRREIGIIESENQHVESQNAGNPAWMPPSVANILFREGIATTTAR from the exons ATGGCTAAACAAGTTGTTGCCAATCAACCAGCAACTTCCTTTGAGTATGAACTATTTGAAGGTGATCCTGACCATCTAAGAACTGTTATAGCCTCATCAAGTCAGATAAGTCCTTGGATTGAACCAGCAAAATTGAAACTTAGGCACAGAATTGGAAGGGGGCCTTTTGGTGATGTATGGTTGGCAACCCATCATCACTCAACTAAAGATTATGATGAGTATCATGAAGTGGCTATCAAATTGTTGCCTCTGATTAAAGAGGACCACTTGAAAGctgtttttgataaatttgagaCTCTATTTTTTAAGTGTCAAGGGACAGGAGGTGTTTGTTGGCTACATGGAATTTCAATTTTAAGTGGAAAG GTGTGCATTATTATGAAATTCTATGAAGGATCAGTTGGTGACAAAATGGCCCATCTCAAGGGAGGGAAGCTTGCATTGCCTGATGTATTGAG GTATGGAATAGAGTTGGCTCAAGGAATTTTGGAACTACACTCGAAAGGGATATTGGTTCTGAACCTTAAACCATCTAATGTTCTTCTTAACGAGAACAATGAAGCAATTCTTGGAGAATTTGGTATTCCTTATCTTCTTCTTGGTATTCCGCTTCCAAGTTCAGATATGGTCCGTAGGCTTGGAACTCCAAACTACATGGCTCCAGAACAGTGGCAACCAGAAGTAAGAGGTCCAATATCCTTTGAGACTGATTCTTGGGGATTTGGGTGCACTATTGTGGAGATGTTAACTGGTGTTCAGCCTTGGCGTGGAAAATCTGTtgatgaaatatataatttggtTGTCAGAAAACAGGAAAAACCCCATATACCAAGTTGCCTTCCTCCTCCAGTAGAGAGTGTTCTTTTGGGTTGTTTTGAGTCTGACTTGAGAAGTCGCCCTTTAGTAACAGACATATTAGAAGTGTTTAAAAG CACACAGAATGCACTTTCTGGTGATGGAAGCTGGACGGGTCTTGGAAGCAGAACAATCACAGAAAAATCAAGCAGCACTGGTTACACAGAGTGGTTCCTTTCAAAAGATCGTCTGCAAGTGGGCGACACTGTGCGGTCCAGAAAGCCACCAAATTCTTGCAAATCTGAGAACATGCATGTCCCAGAAGGAACAGTAGTGGGTGTAGAACGTGGCACAGATCATGGTAACTTTGTTCTGGTAAGGGTCCATGGCATCCATGATCCATTAAGGGTCCATGTTTCAACACTGGAACGTGTCACTTCTGGCTTGGCTGCTGGTGATTGGGTGCGCTTGAAGGAAGAAGACAAGAAACACTCACCAGTGGGTATCCTACATTCTGTCAGCCGTGATGGTAAAGTCAATGTCGGATTTATAGGAGTGGAAACACTTTGGGAAGGAAATTCATCAGTATTTGAGATGGCAGAGTCTTACTGTGTGGGCCAGTTTATTAGGTTGAAAGCCAATGTTTTGAGCCCCAGATTTGAATGGCCTCGTAAAAGGGGAGGGACTTGGGCCACAGGGAGGATTATGAGGATCCTACCAAATGGATGCCTCATTGTCAAGTTTCCTGGAATCCCGACTTTAGGAGATGAAAACAGCACCTTCTTGGCTGATCCAGCAGAAGTAGAAGTGGTTAATTTCAATACTTGCCCAGGGATGGTGAGGAAATACCAACATCTTGAGGATTTTCACTGGGCAGTGAGACCTCTTTTGATTGCATTGGGCCTGTTTACAGCCATGAAGCTAGGTATTTTCGTAGGAAAGGGAATGAGGAGGTCGAAGTTGAAGAGGCGAGAAATCGGCATTATAGAAAGTGAGAATCAACATGTGGAAAGTCAGAATGCTGGAAATCCAGCATGGATGCCTCCATCAGTGGCAAATATCCTTTTCAGAGAAGGCATCGCCACCACTACTGCACGATAG
- the LOC107421175 gene encoding ATP synthase subunit b', chloroplastic encodes MANTIMASTKPLFPSLSFTTPTSSSSSSPRVSLPKFQTPKISKTQLLSLSSSTLKSLSLLAATSLTLAPPSLAAEIEKAALFDFDLTLPIIAAEFLILMVALDKIYYTPLGKFMDERDAAIREKLNSVKDTSEEVKQLEEQAAAVLRAARAEISAALNAMKKETQLEVEQKLAEGRKKVEAELQEALANLEQQKEETIKSLDSQIAALSDNIVKKVLPI; translated from the coding sequence ATGGCCAACACGATCATGGCATCCACAAAACCCCTCTTCCCTTCCCTCTCCTTCACCACACCCACATCATCCTCTTCTTCCTCTCCCAGAGTCTCCCTCCCCAAATTCCAAACCCCCAAAATCTCAAAGACCCAGTTGCTATCCCTCTCTTCCTCCACTCTCAAATCCCTCTCCCTCCTCGCAGCCACTTCACTCACGCTTGCCCCTCCATCGTTGGCCGCGGAAATCGAAAAGGCCGCTCTCTTCGATTTCGATCTGACTTTGCCCATCATTGCCGCTGAGTTCCTGATTCTCATGGTGGCCTTGGACAAGATTTACTACACTCCTTTGGGGAAATTCATGGACGAGAGGGACGCCGCCATTAGAGAGAAGCTGAACAGCGTGAAGGACACCTCGGAGGAGGTGAAGCAGCTGGAGGAGCAGGCCGCCGCCGTGTTGAGGGCGGCGAGGGCCGAGATATCAGCGGCTCTGAACGCCATGAAGAAGGAGACCCAGTTGGAGGTGGAGCAGAAGCTGGCCGAGGGAAGGAAGAAGGTGGAGGCTGAGTTGCAGGAAGCGTTGGCCAATTTGGAGCAGCAGAAGGAGGAGACCATCAAATCTCTGGATTCCCAGATTGCTGCTCTCAGCGATAACATCGTCAAGAAGGTTcttcctatttaa